In the Bombus pyrosoma isolate SC7728 linkage group LG15, ASM1482585v1, whole genome shotgun sequence genome, one interval contains:
- the LOC122575948 gene encoding solute carrier family 26 member 6 isoform X3, whose product MEKHDTFLQVHLERPVYEQESLNEDCHYEKPKGLCVFLIGFQDAICDLKHRNWRSCFTSAIPSVHWLRDYNWKESIMPDIISGLTVAIMHIPQGMAYALLGNVPPVVGIYMAFFPVLVYFFFGTSRHVSMGTFAVVCLMTGKTVASYSVSHNDITNPNATTTLPNLPGEYFYTPMQVATAVTLMVGIFQIIMYIFRLGIISTLLSDPLVNSFTTGAAVCVLISQIKDLFGLKIPRQKGYFKFIFTLVDIFRSIQNTNLAALLISAITIAGLVLNNEFLKPWASKKCSIPIPIELIAVVSGTLISKYFCFPTMYNIQVVGDIPTGLPAPTVPTFQLLHLVATDSIAITMVSYTITISMALIFAQKLNYKINSNQELLAMGLSNITGSFFSCMPVSASLSRSLIQQTVGGRTQIASVVSCIILLTILLWIGPFFEPLPRCVLASIIVVALKGMFQQANQLIKFWKLNKCDALIWIATFLTVVIVNIDIGLLAGIIISLAIILLQSLSPYICLLGYIPNTDLYLDISRFKAAIEIPGMKIVHYCGTLNFANTSHFKTELYKLIGVNPTKIIEHKTKLREKGIYMDTEDSEDKQELRCVIMDTSALSYIDSSGVITLNSVMKEFQQIDVHFYLIFATIQDARTYLEKEMYSR is encoded by the exons ATGGAGAAGCATGATACATTCTTACAAGTACATTTAGAAAGACCTGTATATGAACAAGAAAGTTTAAATGAAGATTGTCACTATGAAAAACCAAAAGGGCTTTGTGt TTTTCTTATAGGCTTCCAAGATGCAATATGTGATTTAAAACATAGAAACTGGAGATCATGTTTTACATCTGCAATTCCCTCAGTACATTGGCTGAGAGATTACAATTGGAAAGAAAGTATAATGCCTGATATAATTTCTGGTTTGACTGTAGCAATCATGCATATTCCTCAAGGCATGGCTTATGCACTTTTGGGGAATGTACCTCCTGTAGTTGGAATATATATGGCATTCTTTCCTGTCTTagtgtattttttctttggcACATCTAGACATGTGTCCATGg GAACATTCGCTGTGGTTTGCTTGATGACTGGGAAAACAGTGGCATCTTATTCGGTATCGCACAATGATATTACAAACCCAAATGCTACAACTACATTGCCCAATTTGCCTGGAGAATATTTCTATACACCAATGCAAGTTGCAACAGCAGTGACACTCATGGTTGGAATATTTCAG attataatgtatatatttcgtcTGGGTATTATAAGCACATTGCTTAGTGATCCATTAGTGAATAGTTTTACAACTGGTGCAGCAGTCTGTGTTTTAATATCTCAAATTAAAGACCTATTTGGTTTGAAAATACCTAGACAAAAAGGATATTTCAAGTTCattttt acattggtagatatttttagaagcatacaaaatacaaatttagcTGCTTTACTTATATCAGCAATAACAATTGCTGGTCTTGTacttaataatgaatttttaaag ccATGGGCAAGCAAAAAGTGCAGCATTCCAATTCCAATCGAATTGATTGCAGTTGTGAGTGgaactttaatttcaaaatatttttgttttcctaCCATGTATAATATTCAAGTTGTGGGTGATATTCCTACAGG attaCCAGCACCAACAGTTCCAACATTTCAACTCTTACATCTAGTAGCAACAGATAGTATTGCTATAACTATGGTTTCTTATACTATTACCATATCAATGGCTTTGATATTTGcacaaaaattgaattataaaattaattcaaatcaAGAACTTCTTGCTATG gGTTTGAGTAACATAACAGGATCCTTTTTTTCATGTATGCCAGTGTCAGCATCTTTAAGTAGATCTTTAATTCAGCAAACTGTTGGTGGTCGGACACAAATAGCTAGTGTTGTATCATGTATAATATTGCTTACAATCCTTTTATGGATTGGCCCATTCTTCGAACCTCTACCAAGATGCGTTCTTGCATCAATTATTGTT gTAGCTTTAAAGGGAATGTTTCAACAAGCTAACCAGCTTATAAAATTctggaaattaaataaatgtgatGCATTAATCTGGATTGCAACATTCTTGACCGTCGTAATAGTAAACATTGACATTGGTTTGCTAGctggaataataatatcacttgcaattattttattacaaagtcTTAGCccttatatttgtttattggGATACATACCAAATACAGATTTGTATTTGGATATCAGTAGATTCAAAGcg GCAATAGAAATTCCAGGaatgaaaattgttcattATTGCGGAACTTTAAACTTTGCAAACACTAGTCATTTCAAGAcagaattgtataaattaattggaGTGAATCcaacaaaaattatagaacATAAAACTAAGTTAAGGGAAAAGGGTATTTATATGGACACAGAAGATTCAGAAGACAAACAAGAATTACGATGTGTAATAATGGATACGAGCGCATTAAGTTATATTGACTCTAGCGGTGTAATTACGCTAAATTCAGTGATGAaagaatttcaacaaattgatgtacatttttatctt ATTTTTGCAACTATACAAGATGCCAGAACATacttagaaaaagaaatgtattcGAGATAA
- the LOC122575948 gene encoding prestin isoform X1 produces the protein MEKHDTFLQVHLERPVYEQESLNEDCHYEKPKGLCVFLIGFQDAICDLKHRNWRSCFTSAIPSVHWLRDYNWKESIMPDIISGLTVAIMHIPQGMAYALLGNVPPVVGIYMAFFPVLVYFFFGTSRHVSMGTFAVVCLMTGKTVASYSVSHNDITNPNATTTLPNLPGEYFYTPMQVATAVTLMVGIFQIIMYIFRLGIISTLLSDPLVNSFTTGAAVCVLISQIKDLFGLKIPRQKGYFKFIFTLVDIFRSIQNTNLAALLISAITIAGLVLNNEFLKPWASKKCSIPIPIELIAVVSGTLISKYFCFPTMYNIQVVGDIPTGLPAPTVPTFQLLHLVATDSIAITMVSYTITISMALIFAQKLNYKINSNQELLAMGLSNITGSFFSCMPVSASLSRSLIQQTVGGRTQIASVVSCIILLTILLWIGPFFEPLPRCVLASIIVVALKGMFQQANQLIKFWKLNKCDALIWIATFLTVVIVNIDIGLLAGIIISLAIILLQSLSPYICLLGYIPNTDLYLDISRFKAAIEIPGMKIVHYCGTLNFANTSHFKTELYKLIGVNPTKIIEHKTKLREKGIYMDTEDSEDKQELRCVIMDTSALSYIDSSGVITLNSVMKEFQQIDVHFYLVSCRTPIFETIKKCDLYLHGTLTFKIFATIQDARTYLEKEMYSR, from the exons ATGGAGAAGCATGATACATTCTTACAAGTACATTTAGAAAGACCTGTATATGAACAAGAAAGTTTAAATGAAGATTGTCACTATGAAAAACCAAAAGGGCTTTGTGt TTTTCTTATAGGCTTCCAAGATGCAATATGTGATTTAAAACATAGAAACTGGAGATCATGTTTTACATCTGCAATTCCCTCAGTACATTGGCTGAGAGATTACAATTGGAAAGAAAGTATAATGCCTGATATAATTTCTGGTTTGACTGTAGCAATCATGCATATTCCTCAAGGCATGGCTTATGCACTTTTGGGGAATGTACCTCCTGTAGTTGGAATATATATGGCATTCTTTCCTGTCTTagtgtattttttctttggcACATCTAGACATGTGTCCATGg GAACATTCGCTGTGGTTTGCTTGATGACTGGGAAAACAGTGGCATCTTATTCGGTATCGCACAATGATATTACAAACCCAAATGCTACAACTACATTGCCCAATTTGCCTGGAGAATATTTCTATACACCAATGCAAGTTGCAACAGCAGTGACACTCATGGTTGGAATATTTCAG attataatgtatatatttcgtcTGGGTATTATAAGCACATTGCTTAGTGATCCATTAGTGAATAGTTTTACAACTGGTGCAGCAGTCTGTGTTTTAATATCTCAAATTAAAGACCTATTTGGTTTGAAAATACCTAGACAAAAAGGATATTTCAAGTTCattttt acattggtagatatttttagaagcatacaaaatacaaatttagcTGCTTTACTTATATCAGCAATAACAATTGCTGGTCTTGTacttaataatgaatttttaaag ccATGGGCAAGCAAAAAGTGCAGCATTCCAATTCCAATCGAATTGATTGCAGTTGTGAGTGgaactttaatttcaaaatatttttgttttcctaCCATGTATAATATTCAAGTTGTGGGTGATATTCCTACAGG attaCCAGCACCAACAGTTCCAACATTTCAACTCTTACATCTAGTAGCAACAGATAGTATTGCTATAACTATGGTTTCTTATACTATTACCATATCAATGGCTTTGATATTTGcacaaaaattgaattataaaattaattcaaatcaAGAACTTCTTGCTATG gGTTTGAGTAACATAACAGGATCCTTTTTTTCATGTATGCCAGTGTCAGCATCTTTAAGTAGATCTTTAATTCAGCAAACTGTTGGTGGTCGGACACAAATAGCTAGTGTTGTATCATGTATAATATTGCTTACAATCCTTTTATGGATTGGCCCATTCTTCGAACCTCTACCAAGATGCGTTCTTGCATCAATTATTGTT gTAGCTTTAAAGGGAATGTTTCAACAAGCTAACCAGCTTATAAAATTctggaaattaaataaatgtgatGCATTAATCTGGATTGCAACATTCTTGACCGTCGTAATAGTAAACATTGACATTGGTTTGCTAGctggaataataatatcacttgcaattattttattacaaagtcTTAGCccttatatttgtttattggGATACATACCAAATACAGATTTGTATTTGGATATCAGTAGATTCAAAGcg GCAATAGAAATTCCAGGaatgaaaattgttcattATTGCGGAACTTTAAACTTTGCAAACACTAGTCATTTCAAGAcagaattgtataaattaattggaGTGAATCcaacaaaaattatagaacATAAAACTAAGTTAAGGGAAAAGGGTATTTATATGGACACAGAAGATTCAGAAGACAAACAAGAATTACGATGTGTAATAATGGATACGAGCGCATTAAGTTATATTGACTCTAGCGGTGTAATTACGCTAAATTCAGTGATGAaagaatttcaacaaattgatgtacatttttatcttgTAAGTTGTAGAACTCCTATTTttgaaactataaaaaaatgtgaCTTGTATTTACATGGAACACTTACGTTTAAGATTTTTGCAACTATACAAGATGCCAGAACATacttagaaaaagaaatgtattcGAGATAA
- the LOC122575948 gene encoding prestin isoform X2 codes for MEKHDTFLQVHLERPVYEQESLNEDCHYEKPKGLCFQDAICDLKHRNWRSCFTSAIPSVHWLRDYNWKESIMPDIISGLTVAIMHIPQGMAYALLGNVPPVVGIYMAFFPVLVYFFFGTSRHVSMGTFAVVCLMTGKTVASYSVSHNDITNPNATTTLPNLPGEYFYTPMQVATAVTLMVGIFQIIMYIFRLGIISTLLSDPLVNSFTTGAAVCVLISQIKDLFGLKIPRQKGYFKFIFTLVDIFRSIQNTNLAALLISAITIAGLVLNNEFLKPWASKKCSIPIPIELIAVVSGTLISKYFCFPTMYNIQVVGDIPTGLPAPTVPTFQLLHLVATDSIAITMVSYTITISMALIFAQKLNYKINSNQELLAMGLSNITGSFFSCMPVSASLSRSLIQQTVGGRTQIASVVSCIILLTILLWIGPFFEPLPRCVLASIIVVALKGMFQQANQLIKFWKLNKCDALIWIATFLTVVIVNIDIGLLAGIIISLAIILLQSLSPYICLLGYIPNTDLYLDISRFKAAIEIPGMKIVHYCGTLNFANTSHFKTELYKLIGVNPTKIIEHKTKLREKGIYMDTEDSEDKQELRCVIMDTSALSYIDSSGVITLNSVMKEFQQIDVHFYLVSCRTPIFETIKKCDLYLHGTLTFKIFATIQDARTYLEKEMYSR; via the exons ATGGAGAAGCATGATACATTCTTACAAGTACATTTAGAAAGACCTGTATATGAACAAGAAAGTTTAAATGAAGATTGTCACTATGAAAAACCAAAAGGGCTTT GCTTCCAAGATGCAATATGTGATTTAAAACATAGAAACTGGAGATCATGTTTTACATCTGCAATTCCCTCAGTACATTGGCTGAGAGATTACAATTGGAAAGAAAGTATAATGCCTGATATAATTTCTGGTTTGACTGTAGCAATCATGCATATTCCTCAAGGCATGGCTTATGCACTTTTGGGGAATGTACCTCCTGTAGTTGGAATATATATGGCATTCTTTCCTGTCTTagtgtattttttctttggcACATCTAGACATGTGTCCATGg GAACATTCGCTGTGGTTTGCTTGATGACTGGGAAAACAGTGGCATCTTATTCGGTATCGCACAATGATATTACAAACCCAAATGCTACAACTACATTGCCCAATTTGCCTGGAGAATATTTCTATACACCAATGCAAGTTGCAACAGCAGTGACACTCATGGTTGGAATATTTCAG attataatgtatatatttcgtcTGGGTATTATAAGCACATTGCTTAGTGATCCATTAGTGAATAGTTTTACAACTGGTGCAGCAGTCTGTGTTTTAATATCTCAAATTAAAGACCTATTTGGTTTGAAAATACCTAGACAAAAAGGATATTTCAAGTTCattttt acattggtagatatttttagaagcatacaaaatacaaatttagcTGCTTTACTTATATCAGCAATAACAATTGCTGGTCTTGTacttaataatgaatttttaaag ccATGGGCAAGCAAAAAGTGCAGCATTCCAATTCCAATCGAATTGATTGCAGTTGTGAGTGgaactttaatttcaaaatatttttgttttcctaCCATGTATAATATTCAAGTTGTGGGTGATATTCCTACAGG attaCCAGCACCAACAGTTCCAACATTTCAACTCTTACATCTAGTAGCAACAGATAGTATTGCTATAACTATGGTTTCTTATACTATTACCATATCAATGGCTTTGATATTTGcacaaaaattgaattataaaattaattcaaatcaAGAACTTCTTGCTATG gGTTTGAGTAACATAACAGGATCCTTTTTTTCATGTATGCCAGTGTCAGCATCTTTAAGTAGATCTTTAATTCAGCAAACTGTTGGTGGTCGGACACAAATAGCTAGTGTTGTATCATGTATAATATTGCTTACAATCCTTTTATGGATTGGCCCATTCTTCGAACCTCTACCAAGATGCGTTCTTGCATCAATTATTGTT gTAGCTTTAAAGGGAATGTTTCAACAAGCTAACCAGCTTATAAAATTctggaaattaaataaatgtgatGCATTAATCTGGATTGCAACATTCTTGACCGTCGTAATAGTAAACATTGACATTGGTTTGCTAGctggaataataatatcacttgcaattattttattacaaagtcTTAGCccttatatttgtttattggGATACATACCAAATACAGATTTGTATTTGGATATCAGTAGATTCAAAGcg GCAATAGAAATTCCAGGaatgaaaattgttcattATTGCGGAACTTTAAACTTTGCAAACACTAGTCATTTCAAGAcagaattgtataaattaattggaGTGAATCcaacaaaaattatagaacATAAAACTAAGTTAAGGGAAAAGGGTATTTATATGGACACAGAAGATTCAGAAGACAAACAAGAATTACGATGTGTAATAATGGATACGAGCGCATTAAGTTATATTGACTCTAGCGGTGTAATTACGCTAAATTCAGTGATGAaagaatttcaacaaattgatgtacatttttatcttgTAAGTTGTAGAACTCCTATTTttgaaactataaaaaaatgtgaCTTGTATTTACATGGAACACTTACGTTTAAGATTTTTGCAACTATACAAGATGCCAGAACATacttagaaaaagaaatgtattcGAGATAA
- the LOC122575948 gene encoding prestin isoform X4, with translation MKIVTMKNQKGFVCFQDAICDLKHRNWRSCFTSAIPSVHWLRDYNWKESIMPDIISGLTVAIMHIPQGMAYALLGNVPPVVGIYMAFFPVLVYFFFGTSRHVSMGTFAVVCLMTGKTVASYSVSHNDITNPNATTTLPNLPGEYFYTPMQVATAVTLMVGIFQIIMYIFRLGIISTLLSDPLVNSFTTGAAVCVLISQIKDLFGLKIPRQKGYFKFIFTLVDIFRSIQNTNLAALLISAITIAGLVLNNEFLKPWASKKCSIPIPIELIAVVSGTLISKYFCFPTMYNIQVVGDIPTGLPAPTVPTFQLLHLVATDSIAITMVSYTITISMALIFAQKLNYKINSNQELLAMGLSNITGSFFSCMPVSASLSRSLIQQTVGGRTQIASVVSCIILLTILLWIGPFFEPLPRCVLASIIVVALKGMFQQANQLIKFWKLNKCDALIWIATFLTVVIVNIDIGLLAGIIISLAIILLQSLSPYICLLGYIPNTDLYLDISRFKAAIEIPGMKIVHYCGTLNFANTSHFKTELYKLIGVNPTKIIEHKTKLREKGIYMDTEDSEDKQELRCVIMDTSALSYIDSSGVITLNSVMKEFQQIDVHFYLVSCRTPIFETIKKCDLYLHGTLTFKIFATIQDARTYLEKEMYSR, from the exons ATGAAGATTGTCACTATGAAAAACCAAAAGGGCTTTGTGt GCTTCCAAGATGCAATATGTGATTTAAAACATAGAAACTGGAGATCATGTTTTACATCTGCAATTCCCTCAGTACATTGGCTGAGAGATTACAATTGGAAAGAAAGTATAATGCCTGATATAATTTCTGGTTTGACTGTAGCAATCATGCATATTCCTCAAGGCATGGCTTATGCACTTTTGGGGAATGTACCTCCTGTAGTTGGAATATATATGGCATTCTTTCCTGTCTTagtgtattttttctttggcACATCTAGACATGTGTCCATGg GAACATTCGCTGTGGTTTGCTTGATGACTGGGAAAACAGTGGCATCTTATTCGGTATCGCACAATGATATTACAAACCCAAATGCTACAACTACATTGCCCAATTTGCCTGGAGAATATTTCTATACACCAATGCAAGTTGCAACAGCAGTGACACTCATGGTTGGAATATTTCAG attataatgtatatatttcgtcTGGGTATTATAAGCACATTGCTTAGTGATCCATTAGTGAATAGTTTTACAACTGGTGCAGCAGTCTGTGTTTTAATATCTCAAATTAAAGACCTATTTGGTTTGAAAATACCTAGACAAAAAGGATATTTCAAGTTCattttt acattggtagatatttttagaagcatacaaaatacaaatttagcTGCTTTACTTATATCAGCAATAACAATTGCTGGTCTTGTacttaataatgaatttttaaag ccATGGGCAAGCAAAAAGTGCAGCATTCCAATTCCAATCGAATTGATTGCAGTTGTGAGTGgaactttaatttcaaaatatttttgttttcctaCCATGTATAATATTCAAGTTGTGGGTGATATTCCTACAGG attaCCAGCACCAACAGTTCCAACATTTCAACTCTTACATCTAGTAGCAACAGATAGTATTGCTATAACTATGGTTTCTTATACTATTACCATATCAATGGCTTTGATATTTGcacaaaaattgaattataaaattaattcaaatcaAGAACTTCTTGCTATG gGTTTGAGTAACATAACAGGATCCTTTTTTTCATGTATGCCAGTGTCAGCATCTTTAAGTAGATCTTTAATTCAGCAAACTGTTGGTGGTCGGACACAAATAGCTAGTGTTGTATCATGTATAATATTGCTTACAATCCTTTTATGGATTGGCCCATTCTTCGAACCTCTACCAAGATGCGTTCTTGCATCAATTATTGTT gTAGCTTTAAAGGGAATGTTTCAACAAGCTAACCAGCTTATAAAATTctggaaattaaataaatgtgatGCATTAATCTGGATTGCAACATTCTTGACCGTCGTAATAGTAAACATTGACATTGGTTTGCTAGctggaataataatatcacttgcaattattttattacaaagtcTTAGCccttatatttgtttattggGATACATACCAAATACAGATTTGTATTTGGATATCAGTAGATTCAAAGcg GCAATAGAAATTCCAGGaatgaaaattgttcattATTGCGGAACTTTAAACTTTGCAAACACTAGTCATTTCAAGAcagaattgtataaattaattggaGTGAATCcaacaaaaattatagaacATAAAACTAAGTTAAGGGAAAAGGGTATTTATATGGACACAGAAGATTCAGAAGACAAACAAGAATTACGATGTGTAATAATGGATACGAGCGCATTAAGTTATATTGACTCTAGCGGTGTAATTACGCTAAATTCAGTGATGAaagaatttcaacaaattgatgtacatttttatcttgTAAGTTGTAGAACTCCTATTTttgaaactataaaaaaatgtgaCTTGTATTTACATGGAACACTTACGTTTAAGATTTTTGCAACTATACAAGATGCCAGAACATacttagaaaaagaaatgtattcGAGATAA
- the LOC122575948 gene encoding prestin isoform X5, with protein MPDIISGLTVAIMHIPQGMAYALLGNVPPVVGIYMAFFPVLVYFFFGTSRHVSMGTFAVVCLMTGKTVASYSVSHNDITNPNATTTLPNLPGEYFYTPMQVATAVTLMVGIFQIIMYIFRLGIISTLLSDPLVNSFTTGAAVCVLISQIKDLFGLKIPRQKGYFKFIFTLVDIFRSIQNTNLAALLISAITIAGLVLNNEFLKPWASKKCSIPIPIELIAVVSGTLISKYFCFPTMYNIQVVGDIPTGLPAPTVPTFQLLHLVATDSIAITMVSYTITISMALIFAQKLNYKINSNQELLAMGLSNITGSFFSCMPVSASLSRSLIQQTVGGRTQIASVVSCIILLTILLWIGPFFEPLPRCVLASIIVVALKGMFQQANQLIKFWKLNKCDALIWIATFLTVVIVNIDIGLLAGIIISLAIILLQSLSPYICLLGYIPNTDLYLDISRFKAAIEIPGMKIVHYCGTLNFANTSHFKTELYKLIGVNPTKIIEHKTKLREKGIYMDTEDSEDKQELRCVIMDTSALSYIDSSGVITLNSVMKEFQQIDVHFYLVSCRTPIFETIKKCDLYLHGTLTFKIFATIQDARTYLEKEMYSR; from the exons ATGCCTGATATAATTTCTGGTTTGACTGTAGCAATCATGCATATTCCTCAAGGCATGGCTTATGCACTTTTGGGGAATGTACCTCCTGTAGTTGGAATATATATGGCATTCTTTCCTGTCTTagtgtattttttctttggcACATCTAGACATGTGTCCATGg GAACATTCGCTGTGGTTTGCTTGATGACTGGGAAAACAGTGGCATCTTATTCGGTATCGCACAATGATATTACAAACCCAAATGCTACAACTACATTGCCCAATTTGCCTGGAGAATATTTCTATACACCAATGCAAGTTGCAACAGCAGTGACACTCATGGTTGGAATATTTCAG attataatgtatatatttcgtcTGGGTATTATAAGCACATTGCTTAGTGATCCATTAGTGAATAGTTTTACAACTGGTGCAGCAGTCTGTGTTTTAATATCTCAAATTAAAGACCTATTTGGTTTGAAAATACCTAGACAAAAAGGATATTTCAAGTTCattttt acattggtagatatttttagaagcatacaaaatacaaatttagcTGCTTTACTTATATCAGCAATAACAATTGCTGGTCTTGTacttaataatgaatttttaaag ccATGGGCAAGCAAAAAGTGCAGCATTCCAATTCCAATCGAATTGATTGCAGTTGTGAGTGgaactttaatttcaaaatatttttgttttcctaCCATGTATAATATTCAAGTTGTGGGTGATATTCCTACAGG attaCCAGCACCAACAGTTCCAACATTTCAACTCTTACATCTAGTAGCAACAGATAGTATTGCTATAACTATGGTTTCTTATACTATTACCATATCAATGGCTTTGATATTTGcacaaaaattgaattataaaattaattcaaatcaAGAACTTCTTGCTATG gGTTTGAGTAACATAACAGGATCCTTTTTTTCATGTATGCCAGTGTCAGCATCTTTAAGTAGATCTTTAATTCAGCAAACTGTTGGTGGTCGGACACAAATAGCTAGTGTTGTATCATGTATAATATTGCTTACAATCCTTTTATGGATTGGCCCATTCTTCGAACCTCTACCAAGATGCGTTCTTGCATCAATTATTGTT gTAGCTTTAAAGGGAATGTTTCAACAAGCTAACCAGCTTATAAAATTctggaaattaaataaatgtgatGCATTAATCTGGATTGCAACATTCTTGACCGTCGTAATAGTAAACATTGACATTGGTTTGCTAGctggaataataatatcacttgcaattattttattacaaagtcTTAGCccttatatttgtttattggGATACATACCAAATACAGATTTGTATTTGGATATCAGTAGATTCAAAGcg GCAATAGAAATTCCAGGaatgaaaattgttcattATTGCGGAACTTTAAACTTTGCAAACACTAGTCATTTCAAGAcagaattgtataaattaattggaGTGAATCcaacaaaaattatagaacATAAAACTAAGTTAAGGGAAAAGGGTATTTATATGGACACAGAAGATTCAGAAGACAAACAAGAATTACGATGTGTAATAATGGATACGAGCGCATTAAGTTATATTGACTCTAGCGGTGTAATTACGCTAAATTCAGTGATGAaagaatttcaacaaattgatgtacatttttatcttgTAAGTTGTAGAACTCCTATTTttgaaactataaaaaaatgtgaCTTGTATTTACATGGAACACTTACGTTTAAGATTTTTGCAACTATACAAGATGCCAGAACATacttagaaaaagaaatgtattcGAGATAA